A section of the Kluyveromyces lactis strain NRRL Y-1140 chromosome F complete sequence genome encodes:
- the SMU2 gene encoding Smu2p (weakly similar to uniprot|P40449 Saccharomyces cerevisiae YIL161W Hypothetical ORF) — translation MSAKAAGKVENGVIKHTKESEADKRKNAGHSYRRKRGRRSKAEKSVPAEKATSLEITAKSSHNENAEKKFKLRNALKLQRKAEIDQLCHLAGSDIVMLRKGQYVTTYSLTFITTDQDQNQKKVKCVFNIPVDYPQSAIKLSKPKDCSSDDPLSRIVNNFNYKSKALLKDKQPLVIQLNYLVTNWNSLQSPEYINRDTVQKNLMSKLSD, via the coding sequence ATGTCTGCGAAAGCTGCAGGAAAAGTTGAGAATGGCGTAATTAAACATACGAAAGAGAGTGAAGCTGACAAGAGAAAAAATGCTGGACATAGTTATAGGAGGAAGAGAGGGAGACGGTCAAAGGCAGAAAAATCAGTACCTGCAGAGAAGGCAACCAGTCTTGAAATTACCGCCAAATCATCCCATAATGAAAATGCagagaaaaaattcaaattgaGAAATGCCTTGAAGTTGCAAAGAAAAGCCGAAATTGACCAATTGTGCCATTTGGCTGGGTCAGATATTGTAATGTTAAGGAAAGGACAATATGTCACGACCTACTCGCTAACGTTTATTACCACTGATCAAGatcagaatcaaaagaaagtGAAATGTGTTTTCAACATTCCGGTCGATTATCCTCAATCCGCCATAAAGCTAAGTAAACCGAAAGACTGTTCTTCAGATGACCCGTTATCACGAATTGtaaacaatttcaattaTAAATCAAAAGCTTTACTCAAAGATAAACAGCCGCTAGTTATACAATTAAACTATTTGGTTACCAACTGGAATTCTTTGCAGTCTCCGGAGTATATAAATAGGGACACGGTACAGAAGAATCTGATGTCAAAACTCTCtgattga
- the POT1 gene encoding acetyl-CoA C-acyltransferase (similar to uniprot|P27796 Saccharomyces cerevisiae YIL160C POT1 3-ketoacyl-CoA thiolase with broad chain length specificity cleaves 3-ketoacyl-CoA into acyl-CoA and acetyl-CoA during beta-oxidation of fatty acids), giving the protein MASRLQQLEKHLTGRSSEKDIKSKNPDDVVVVAAYRSAIGKGFKGGFKDVNTDYLLTQFLKEFFEKVDIDKSVIEEIACGNVLNPGAGATEHRAAMLAAGLPYQTPLVAINRQCSSGLTAVNDVANKIISGQINVGLAIGVESMSKNYGPKALGSISNELKSNTAAAKCMIPMGFTNENVAKKFQISREDQDKFALESFYKAERAVSQGLFKDEIIPIELPDGSIIAQDEGPRKGVTFESLQKIKPAFVKETGVTTAGNASQISDGVAGVLLMRRSMAMKLGLEIVGKYVAFQAVGVPPEIMGVGPAYAIPRVLKDCGLNVNDVDVYEINEAFAGQAIFCVNHLKIDKKKLNPRGGAIALGHPLGCTGARQVATILRELDAGQIGVVSMCIGTGMGAAAVFVKE; this is encoded by the coding sequence ATGGCTAGCAGACTTCAACAATTAGAGAAACATTTGACAGGACGCAGTTCTGAAAAGGATATAAAGAGTAAGAATCCGGACGATGTGGTTGTTGTAGCTGCGTATCGTTCAGCTATTGGTAAAGGGTTCAAAGGAGGATTCAAAGATGTTAACACGGATTATTTACTTACACAGTTTCTGAAGGAATTTTTTGAGAAAGTTGACATTGATAAGAGtgtcattgaagaaattgcGTGTGGTAATGTGTTGAATCCCGGTGCAGGTGCGACAGAACATAGAGCTGCGATGTTAGCTGCTGGTTTGCCATATCAAACTCCGTTAGTGGCTATTAACAGACAGTGTTCCTCAGGGTTAACTGCCGTTAACGACGTTGCAAATAAGATCATTTCTGGGCAGATCAATGTAGGGTTGGCTATCGGGGTGGAATCTATGTCTAAGAACTATGGTCCGAAGGCTCTTGGGTCTATATCAAATGAGTTGAAATCGAACACGGCTGCTGCTAAGTGTATGATACCAATGGGATTTACTAATGAAAACGTTGCTAAGAAGTTCCAAATTTCAAGAGAAGACCAGGACAAATTTGCCCTGGAGTCATTCTATAAAGCGGAAAGGGCTGTCTCACAGGGATTGtttaaagatgaaatcATCCCTATTGAACTACCAGACGGATCTATAATTGCGCAGGACGAAGGTCCTAGAAAGGGCGTCACTTTCGAATCGTTACAAAAGATTAAACCTGCATTTGTGAAGGAAACAGGTGTGACAACTGCCGGTAACGCTTCTCAGATATCAGATGGTGTTGCTGGTGTGTTGCTAATGAGAAGATCCATGGCCATGAAATTGGGTTTGGAAATCGTTGGTAAGTACGTTGCGTTCCAGGCAGTAGGTGTTCCACCTGAGATCATGGGTGTTGGCCCAGCATATGCGATTCCAAGAGTCCTCAAAGACTGTGGTTTAAATGTCAACGATGTTGATGTTTACGAGATTAATGAGGCCTTTGCAGGGCAGGCCATTTTCTGTGTCAACCATCTAAAAATcgacaagaagaaattgaaccCAAGGGGAGGCGCGATTGCCTTAGGTCATCCTTTGGGCTGCACTGGTGCCAGACAAGTCGCTACCATATTAAGGGAATTAGACGCTGGTCAAATTGGTGTTGTTAGCATGTGTATCGGTACTGGTATGGGAGCTGCTGCAGTCTTCGTCAAGGAGTGA
- the BNR1 gene encoding formin BNR1 (some similarities with uniprot|P40450 Saccharomyces cerevisiae YIL159W BNR1 Formin nucleates the formation of linear actin filaments involved in cell processes such as budding and mitotic spindle orientation which require the formation of polarized actin cables functionally redundant with BNI1): MTVDKNEKSISILFPLRSGSINAPTANAKTRFSSNDSNDDLVIQGLNLVGTGLKPRSQTLRYMKSHNFSTPNVDSTRHVSKTDKMCLADTQLPSEQEIDAKFEELLNGHAFLGTAKQNLKSLSYTRKWELIQKEKKLHGDITMQDDSKLNTLHMILSNLNKRFSVTQTLYQLERLLRHADFISLFVNANGVSILNGFIDLLDKKSQYVYLCCYKALLNDTSARSVIFQNNDWITYVFCLLGTLTTDLRVRLLSTQIVILLTYSTEWSDSLLESLDLCYESWIQAVEMTLRNPEDYAFNNSLILPKPKELLVDYSISTLLLVQSIQQLLPSNDLKLACFKRWKRAGIHRVFRLMKDLDSSALNQDIDLYIELELKVQDKQFKNEFLSEISYGPQIKSLIEYTKDTPLETPICNIIETILELVNERTTEGSIKLFYVFNSILTYLCEHTLDGSFDETNTEQVFMTSLDHIMDNLQSHQIAKRAMMELDEKKKEFDGIQLQLDTLLQDKQVSKGDLLQKLENKEELLKSREIRIEELQDRLEVVENQLKKEKKQLDLTIAHRDVAEYTPKRSVSLFETLKEHKPLIGTQRSTSLSKSKRIASLSTVANEKPQSKYPHSTPYNILNNNSDDDLPVTPIYPRKNDIFHQVSALPKLSSSNDVVSATTTEVPSAQTAFVIPASIAAPAAPPPPPPPLPPQLKSIEAFTSPMTNGPALVTSSASCASSNVAPPPPPPPPPPPLPSTLSSLNKESTVEDTSLSVAFPNETLPGKPTDGIPPPPPPPPPPPPLPLANNVTFVSKPKPEVKPLKQIHWDKIEDISDTLWNEPTTRSDLKEDLNEKGVFNEIVNLFEQKAVRMKKKSNVTASKKNEKVSLLSRDLAQQFGINLHMFSSYSVEDLLIKVLRCDDDIIKNHSVLEFFNKDDFETIPQSIIRSFEPYASDWKTGKAPKEDVSKLERADRIYLEMFYNMRYYWKIRSSSLLIALTYEKDYYDILYQLQKIDDGTSMIKNSNRLKQFFYIVVEIGNFMNNKKTQGIKLSSLNKLSMVKTNSDKNLSFLHVIERIIREKYPDIYDFTRDLNRLSDLGKINIESIESEIHEYYEKIMRMKESFERGKLSHTEKHHPDDKFRKKISAKLPSAVRKAELLHNQCKLTMNDFNSTMKYCGEDPTNSEAKNTFFRNFSEFLTLFNKISQENKEREAMNRVHEQRQQLLQKASTETQVEKSADDEAADTIDILIKKLRSVDPQQTIPGSSVPGTSSHPEKRSTPRTNRDQNLLSRAMTLKSGIQNL, encoded by the coding sequence ATGACTGTTGAtaagaatgaaaaatccATTAGTATTTTGTTTCCGCTTCGATCTGGATCCATTAATGCTCCGACTGCAAATGCCAAGACCAGGTTTTCTAGCAATGATTCCAACGATGATCTGGTAATACAAGGGCTGAATCTAGTAGGAACAGGGCTCAAACCTCGCTCCCAGACCCTGCGATACATGAAATCACACAACTTTTCAACTCCGAACGTTGATTCTACGCGACATGTTTCTAAAACGGATAAAATGTGTTTAGCAGACACTCAGCTACCGtcagaacaagaaattgatgcCAAGTTTGAAGAGTTATTGAATGGACATGCGTTTCTAGGTACTGCTAAgcaaaatttgaaaagcTTGTCGTATACCCGTAAATGGGAATTGATTcagaaggaaaagaaactacATGGTGATATAACGATGCAAGACgattcaaaattgaatacTTTACATATGATTTTGAGCAATTTGAATAAGAGATTCTCGGTTACTCAAACACTTTATCAATTGGAACGTTTACTTCGACATGCTGATTTTATTTCGCTGTTTGTGAATGCAAACGGAGTTTCGATTTTGAATGGGTTCATTGATTTATTGGATAAAAAATCCCAGTACGTGTACTTATGCTGTTATAAAGCATTGCTTAACGATACTTCAGCAAGATCTGTGATATTCCAGAATAATGATTGGATAACTTACGTCTTCTGCCTTTTAGGAACGCTCACAACTGACCTTAGAGTTCGTCTTTTATCTACCCAAATTGTGATCCTTCTGACATATTCCACTGAATGGTCAGATTCTTTGTTGGAATCGTTAGATTTGTGCTACGAAAGTTGGATCCAGGCAGTAGAAATGACTCTTCGAAACCCGGAGGATTATGCGTTTAACAACTCTttaattcttccaaaaccaaaagaattgCTCGTAGATTACTCTATATCTACATTGTTACTGGTTCAATCCATTCAACAACTTCTGCCTTCCAATGATCTAAAACTGGCGTGTTTCAAAAGATGGAAGAGAGCTGGAATACACCGGGTTTTCCGGCTAATGAAGGATTTAGACTCATCAGCTTTGAATCAGGACATAGACCTGTATATCGAACTTGAATTGAAGGTGCAAGACAAACAGTTCAAAAATGAGTTTCTGAGTGAAATATCTTATGGTCCTCAAATCAAGAGTTTAATCGAATATACTAAAGATACGCCGTTAGAAACGCCTATTTGCAATATTATAGAAACGATCTTGGAGCTAGTAAATGAAAGAACAACGGAAGGTTCAATAAAACTGTTCTatgttttcaattctatTCTAACCTATCTATGCGAACATACCTTGGATGGTAGCTTTGATGAAACCAACACGGAACAAGTTTTCATGACCTCACTAGATCATATAATGGATAACTTACAATCCCATCAAATTGCCAAAAGAGCAATGATGGAACtggatgaaaagaagaaagaatttgatgGAATACAACTTCAATTGGATACATTGCTACAAGACAAACAGGTTTCCAAAGGGGATCTACTGCAGAAATtagaaaataaagaagaacttttgaaatcaaGGGAAATAAGAATAGAAGAATTGCAAGACAGATTGGAAGTTGTAGAAAATCAGctaaagaaagaaaagaaacagttGGATCTCACTATCGCCCATAGAGATGTAGCAGAATATACACCAAAACGTTCTGTGTCACTGTTTGAGACTTTAAAAGAACATAAACCGCTTATTGGTACTCAACGATCAACTTCCTTATCAAAAAGTAAACGTATAGCATCGCTATCCACTGTTGCAAATGAAAAACCTCAGTCAAAATATCCGCACTCTACCCCTTATAACATCTTGAATAACAATTCTGACGATGACCTTCCAGTGACTCCGATATATCCACGCAAGAACGACATATTCCATCAGGTATCAGCACTCCCAAAACTATCTTCCAGTAATGATGTAGTATCAGCAACGACCACAGAAGTTCCATCAGCCCAAACAGCATTTGTGATTCCTGCTTCTATTGCAGCACCAGCGGCTCCGCCGCCTCCACCACCACCTTTACCGCCTCAACTGAAAAGTATAGAAGCCTTCACCTCACCAATGACCAATGGACCGGCCCTAGTAACTAGTTCTGCTTCCTGTGCTTCGTCAAATGTCGCGCCTCCACCTCCGCCTCCACCTCCGCCTCCACCATTACCATCAACTCTGTCATCCCTGAACAAGGAATCCACAGTAGAAGATACATCTTTATCAGTTGCATTCCCAAACGAAACCCTCCCAGGAAAACCAACAGACGGCATTCCTCCTCCTCCACCGcctcctcctcctcctccaCCATTACCTCTAGCTAACAATGTGACATTCGTGTCTAAGCCTAAACCAGAGGTAAAACCGTTGAAGCAGATTCATTGGGACAAGATAGAGGATATTAGTGACACACTTTGGAATGAACCAACAACTAGGAGTGACTTAAAGGAGGACTTAAATGAAAAGGGTGTCTTTAATGAGATTGTGAACTTGTTTGAACAGAAGGCAGTTCgaatgaagaagaaatccaaCGTTACAGCTAGTAAGAAGAACGAAAAAGTTTCTCTTTTGTCAAGGGATCTGGCTCAACAATTTGGAATCAACCTACATAtgttttcttcatattctgttgaagaccttttgataaaagtACTAAGGTGTGACGATGATATAATCAAGAATCATAGCGTTCTTGAGTTCTTTAACAAGGATGACTTCGAAACTATCCCCCAAAGTATAATTAGATCTTTCGAACCCTATGCGTCAGATTGGAAAACCGGTAAGGCTCCGAAGGAAGACGTCAGTAAATTGGAAAGAGCTGATAGAATATACCTCGAAATGTTTTACAACATGAGATATTACTGGAAAATCAGAAGCTCCTCTCTCTTGATCGCTCTGACATATGAAAAGGACTATTATGACATCTTGTACCAATTACAGAAGATCGATGATGGGACCTCAATGATCAAAAACTCGAATAGActcaaacaatttttctaCATTGTCGTAGAGATCGGAAACTTTatgaacaacaagaaaacgCAGGGTATCAAACTTTCCTCATTGAACAAACTCTCCATGGTAAAGACAAACAGTGATAAGAATTTATCCTTTTTGCATGTGATAGAAAGAATCATCAGAGAAAAATATCCCGACATATACGATTTTACAAGAGATTTGAATAGGTTATCTGACCTGGGGAAGATTAACATTGAATCGATAGAAAGTGAGATACACGAATATTACGAAAAAATAATGAGAATGAAGGAGTCATTCGAACGTGGAAAACTCTCGCATACTGAGAAACACCATCCAGATGACAAAtttagaaagaaaatcagCGCCAAGCTTCCCAGTGCCGTCAGAAAAGCAGAACTGTTACATAATCAATGTAAACTGACTATGAATGATTTCAACAGCACTATGAAGTACTGCGGTGAGGATCCAACAAATTCCGAAGCCAAAAACACGTTCTTCAGAAACTTCTCTGAATTCCTAACgcttttcaataaaatatCACAAGAGAACAAGGAACGAGAAGCAATGAATCGCGTACATGAACAAAGACAACAGTTATTACAGAAGGCTTCGACAGAAACCcaagttgaaaaatctgCCGATGACGAAGCTGCAGATACGATAGATATACTGATCAAAAAACTGCGTAGCGTTGACCCTCAACAGACAATCCCTGGTTCATCCGTTCCCGGAACATCATCTCATCCAGAAAAACGTTCTACGCCAAGAACCAACAGAGATCAAAATCTATTATCACGAGCCATGACACTTAAGAGCGGCATTCAAAACCTGTGA
- the AIM20 gene encoding Aim20p (weakly similar to uniprot|P36169 Saccharomyces cerevisiae YKR100C SKG1 Protein of unknown function green fluorescent protein (GFP)-fusion protein localizes to the cell periphery and bud) encodes MSDNTVGVAVGCAVGIPIGVGIIVAFGFWYRMQRRFKEEELEHDGHSNFDEEMSFNDMGVMKMQQAGEHVQENEHEVHGNHVSSDETASSSEEKREREVDHTSTQLKNNSSTGSISRGKSGKRNIYTPAYRKRLQETVSSIQKPMDFDSSNNTKSTSTSITSADTPKRQSSQINMFDKMIPMLPDAAVGGNGSGSIFDEGSVPRRNSSNETLLKTIGTLDLGAYPRRGSSVQISGMNNNNAINNHNINNADNSIISSRHSLTSLHTHMSSPSTNSKPIIENVFDTPKGSKVLTLPAENDSSEQYRLQNNYDIRDDHHIAEEDQYENEFTNYSENKREFIDSLRPKRQT; translated from the coding sequence ATGAGTGATAATACTGTTGGCGTGGCCGTTGGTTGTGCTGTAGGAATACCCATCGGAGTGGGGATTATAGTTGCGTTTGGGTTTTGGTATCGAATGCAGAGGAGAttcaaggaagaagagctgGAACACGACGGGcattcaaattttgatgaagagaTGAGTTTCAACGATATGGGTGTGATGAAGATGCAGCAGGCTGGTGAGCATGTTCAGGAGAATGAGCACGAAGTTCATGGGAATCACGTTTCGTCCGATGAAACGGCATCGTCCAGTGAGGAGAAGAGGGAAAGGGAAGTGGATCATACTAGTACTCAGCTAAAGAATAACTCGTCTACCGGGTCCATCAGTAGGGGTAAATCGGGGAAAAGGAATATATATACGCCTGCATATCGTAAACGGTTGCAGGAAACGGTTTCCTCAATACAGAAACCCATGGATTTTGATTCGAGCAATAACACGAAAAGTACTTCTACTTCGATCACGTCTGCAGATACTCCAAAGAGACAGAGTAGTCAGATCAACATGTTCGATAAGATGATACCGATGCTGCCCGATGCTGCAGTTGGTGGAAATGGATCAGGATCCATTTTTGACGAGGGATCTGTGCCCAGGAGAAATTCATCGAATGAAACTCTACTAAAAACGATCGGAACACTCGATTTGGGTGCATATCCAAGGCGAGGTTCGTCAGTACAAATTTCCGGTatgaataataataatgcCATCAACAATCATAATATTAATAACGCTGATAACTCTATCATTTCGTCGAGACATTCGTTAACATCGCTGCATACACACATGTCTTCTCCAAGTACGAATTCAAAACCTATAATAGAGAATGTATTCGACACGCCGAAAGGTTCTAAAGTGTTGACCTTACCAGCGGAAAACGATTCATCTGAACAATATAGGCTACAGAATAATTACGATATCAGAGATGATCATCACAttgctgaagaagatcagTACGAAAATGAGTTCACGAACTACTCGGAGAATAAAAGGGAATTTATCGATTCTTTGAGACCAAAAAGACAAACATAA
- the COA1 gene encoding Coa1p (similar to uniprot|P40452 Saccharomyces cerevisiae YIL157C FMP35 The authentic non-tagged protein was localized to the mitochondria) — MFRRILAPRSGISVSRILTRRFLASQEPEIILKDKFRPMRIDRELPDPTKDVNKRRLQFVGFIVLMTSALAMIFNYEKTQSPVISNTLYHMRRSPKIREVLGDQIDFDGLVPWVSGELNQVAGNVNIKFYLKGSKGKVGEVRLVADRENQHQEFFIHEWSVKVDDKKYDLLEESGGAKTL; from the coding sequence ATGTTTAGACGCATCCTTGCACCAAGATCCGGAATTTCTGTGAGCAGAATACTTACAAGGAGGTTTTTGGCCTCTCAAGAACCAGAGATTATATTAAAAGACAAGTTTAGACCAATGAGAATCGATAGAGAGCTACCAGACCCAACTAAAGATGTCAACAAGAGAAGACTCCAGTTTGTTGGGTTCATTGTTCTAATGACCTCAGCATTGGCTATGATTTTTAACTATGAGAAGACACAGTCTCCGGTTATTTCCAATACCCTATACCATATGCGTCGTTCGCCTAAGATTAGAGAAGTTCTTGGTGATCAGATAGATTTCGATGGGCTCGTTCCATGGGTCTCTGGGGAGCTTAATCAAGTTGCTGGTAATGTCAATATCAAGTTTTACTTGAAGGGTTCCAAGGGTAAGGTCGGTGAAGTTCGATTAGTTGCAGACAGAGAGAACCAACACCAAGAATTTTTCATCCACGAATGGAGTGTCAAGGTTGATGACAAGAAATACGATCTATTAGAGGAAAGCGGTGGTGCTAAAACTTTATAA
- the ATG44 gene encoding mitofissin (highly similar to uniprot|Q2V2P4 Saccharomyces cerevisiae YIL156W-B) yields MTFIGKTVHLAIDAVLISTCLAGIKRNTGLTPKIDHISDITVREYSTKYLNLGESVYDYTVATLGSSSYFQRK; encoded by the exons ATGACCTTT ATCGGTAAAACTGTACATTTGGCTATTGATGCTGTTTTAATTTCTACCTGCTTGGCAGGTATTAAGAGAAATACTGGATTGACCCCTAAGATTGATCACATTAGCGATATTACCGTTAGGGAATATTCCACgaaatatttgaacttgGGAGAGTCAGTATATGATTATACAGTGGCAACTCTAGgatcttcatcatatttcCAGAGGAAATGA